One window from the genome of Clupea harengus chromosome 19, Ch_v2.0.2, whole genome shotgun sequence encodes:
- the zgc:114119 gene encoding mediator of RNA polymerase II transcription subunit 30-like isoform X2 yields the protein MSTSLPQKGPSLASMPSQQQPHMHPGSGTAQQPPMPPQGALREISPVYLCRIGQETVQDIVSRTMEVFQLARATQLPNGVTQSQAAYQDRSGKLQEHLRQLALLFRKLRLLYERCVEMTTDLQEAPGELVPYAGEEVAAVRVEPCSPAVSQERREMLEKVKQKNQEMKVLMDQLRNLLWDVNAMLTLR from the exons ATGTCTACCTCCTTGCCCCAGAAGGGCCCTAGTCTGGCCAGTATGCCCTCCCAGCAACAACCTCACATGCACCCGGGTTCGGGCACTGCTCAACAACCGCCCATGCCTCCTCAAGGTGCATTGCGAGAAATCTCTCCCGTGTATTTGTGTAGAATCGGGCAAGAGACCGTCCAGGACATTGTTAGCCGTACCATGGAGGTCTTCCAGCTGGCAAGAGCCACTCAG CTGCCGAACGGAGTGACTCAAAGTCAAGCCGCGTATCAAGATCGCTCTGGCAAACTGCAGGAGCACCTGCGACAGCTTGCCCTGCTGTTCCGCAAGCTGCGCCTGTTGTATGAGCGCTGCGTGGAAATGACTACAGACTTGCAGGAAGCGCCGGGAGAG TTAGTGCCGTATGCAGGTGAGGAGGTGGCCGCCGTGCGAGTGGAGCCTTGCAGTCCCGCTGTGAGCCAGGAGAGACGAGAGATGCTGGAG AAGGTGAAGCAGAAGAACCAGGAGATGAAGGTTCTGATGGACCAGCTGAGGAACCTCTTGTGGGACGTCAACGCCATGCTGACACTCCGTTGA
- the zgc:114119 gene encoding mediator of RNA polymerase II transcription subunit 30-like isoform X1: MSTSLPQKGPSLASMPSQQQPHMHPGSGTAQQPPMPPQGALREISPVYLCRIGQETVQDIVSRTMEVFQLARATQLPNGVTQSQAAYQDRSGKLQEHLRQLALLFRKLRLLYERCVEMTTDLQEAPGEVGVARLVPYAGEEVAAVRVEPCSPAVSQERREMLEKVKQKNQEMKVLMDQLRNLLWDVNAMLTLR; this comes from the exons ATGTCTACCTCCTTGCCCCAGAAGGGCCCTAGTCTGGCCAGTATGCCCTCCCAGCAACAACCTCACATGCACCCGGGTTCGGGCACTGCTCAACAACCGCCCATGCCTCCTCAAGGTGCATTGCGAGAAATCTCTCCCGTGTATTTGTGTAGAATCGGGCAAGAGACCGTCCAGGACATTGTTAGCCGTACCATGGAGGTCTTCCAGCTGGCAAGAGCCACTCAG CTGCCGAACGGAGTGACTCAAAGTCAAGCCGCGTATCAAGATCGCTCTGGCAAACTGCAGGAGCACCTGCGACAGCTTGCCCTGCTGTTCCGCAAGCTGCGCCTGTTGTATGAGCGCTGCGTGGAAATGACTACAGACTTGCAGGAAGCGCCGGGAGAGGTGGGAGTAGCTCGT TTAGTGCCGTATGCAGGTGAGGAGGTGGCCGCCGTGCGAGTGGAGCCTTGCAGTCCCGCTGTGAGCCAGGAGAGACGAGAGATGCTGGAG AAGGTGAAGCAGAAGAACCAGGAGATGAAGGTTCTGATGGACCAGCTGAGGAACCTCTTGTGGGACGTCAACGCCATGCTGACACTCCGTTGA
- the LOC116224964 gene encoding cell wall protein DAN4-like, translating into MKSLALALGVLVLLTAALAESDPIAGTPNITETTNATYAPTTTEMSTHSVTHPTGATNATMTTNATTTTTTTTTTTTTPSGAPSALGSLASSLLFCSMLSLALPLL; encoded by the exons ATGAagtctctggctctggctctcggAGTGTTGGTCTTGCTAACAGCTGCACTGGCAGAG agCGACCCAATTGCAGGTACTCCAAATATCACAGAAACTACAAACGCAACTTATGCGCCCACAACCACGGAGATGAGCAcccactcagtcacacaccctACGGGAGCCACCAATGCCACCATGACCACCAATGCCACCACGACCACGACCACCAccacgaccaccaccaccacacccagcGGGGCCCCGTCAGCGCTGGGATCCCtcgcctcctctctgctcttctgctccatgctctctctggctctgcctCTACTGTGA